From a single Methylosinus sp. H3A genomic region:
- the flaF gene encoding flagellar biosynthesis regulator FlaF yields MYRNVYAQTVEDSPAAARLRERALLERAIRLLAVAKVKGVRSSESFEATANMRRIWTVFVEDLGSDGNALPEALRASLISIGLWILRELEAIDCGRSDNFDGVIEINQMIADGLS; encoded by the coding sequence ATGTATCGTAATGTCTATGCGCAGACGGTAGAAGACTCCCCCGCCGCGGCTCGCTTGCGAGAGCGCGCCTTGCTCGAGCGTGCGATCCGGCTTCTCGCCGTCGCGAAGGTGAAAGGGGTGAGAAGCAGCGAGTCGTTCGAGGCGACCGCGAACATGCGACGAATCTGGACGGTGTTCGTCGAAGACCTCGGCAGCGATGGCAATGCGCTTCCCGAGGCGCTCCGTGCATCGCTCATATCGATCGGTCTTTGGATTCTTCGTGAGCTCGAGGCGATCGACTGTGGTAGGTCCGACAATTTCGACGGCGTCATCGAGATCAATCAGATGATCGCCGATGGACTGAGCTGA
- a CDS encoding response regulator has protein sequence MSKTILTVDDSRTMREMLMLALSEAGFSVVQAEDGVHGLEVLEKETPDVIVTDINMPRMDGFGFIEGVRRHEKHRAVPILVLTTESDGEKKDRARRAGATGWIVKPFNPVKLVDAIRRVAV, from the coding sequence ATGAGCAAGACTATTCTGACCGTCGACGATTCCCGGACCATGCGCGAAATGTTGATGCTCGCGCTCTCCGAAGCGGGCTTCAGCGTCGTGCAGGCCGAAGACGGCGTGCATGGACTCGAAGTTCTCGAGAAGGAGACGCCCGATGTCATCGTCACCGACATCAACATGCCCCGCATGGACGGCTTCGGATTCATCGAAGGCGTGCGTCGACACGAGAAGCATCGCGCAGTGCCGATCCTCGTGCTGACGACCGAGAGCGACGGCGAGAAAAAGGATCGCGCGCGCCGCGCCGGAGCCACGGGCTGGATCGTCAAGCCGTTCAACCCCGTGAAGCTCGTGGACGCCATTCGTCGCGTGGCCGTGTAA
- a CDS encoding methyl-accepting chemotaxis protein — translation MKFYATLLPPVIGIAIGPLVLLGPRVLQGGATFDPVWGAAGASIALLSAVAAYRAITSRVSRPTATLVSTLERIRSGDFETPVAGCGKCGELETAFDALEKLRAALQSEARHRADAQIAEQRATDERRAARDAESRGYIEAHEFFMRSFTEGLERLAAGNLKHRLNDPFSTDYEKIRHCYNMAIDKLRGAFADIIGHIDGLTSRTREIAGAADALAQRTEQQAASLEQTSAALEEITSTVHKTSDGAQRAAGVVSEAQADATRSSEIVRNAIEAMGRIETSSRQIGQIIGVIDEIAFQTNLLALNAGVEAARAGEAGRGFAVVASEVRALAQRSAEAAREIKSLISTSSSQVEDGVALVAQTGKSLDRIVDQVVEANKVVVEIANGAREQATGLAEVNTAVAQMDQFTQQNAAMVEETTAASHGLKSDIERLSMSVDAFDLGERPEVVASAGKRTKPPSTTKAPQQQRRVTTRGGALAKEQVARIEEGWEEF, via the coding sequence GTGAAATTCTACGCGACACTTCTTCCGCCCGTTATCGGGATCGCGATCGGACCTCTCGTTCTGTTGGGACCACGCGTGCTGCAGGGCGGCGCGACGTTCGACCCCGTTTGGGGAGCCGCCGGAGCGAGCATCGCCCTTCTGAGCGCCGTAGCTGCTTATCGCGCGATCACGAGCCGCGTGTCGCGCCCGACTGCGACGCTCGTCTCGACGCTCGAGCGCATTCGCAGCGGCGATTTCGAGACGCCAGTCGCGGGCTGCGGCAAGTGCGGCGAGCTCGAGACAGCCTTCGATGCGCTGGAGAAGCTTCGGGCCGCGCTGCAGAGCGAAGCGCGTCACCGAGCTGACGCGCAGATCGCCGAGCAGCGGGCGACCGATGAACGCCGCGCCGCGCGCGACGCCGAGTCTCGCGGCTATATCGAGGCGCATGAATTCTTCATGAGATCCTTCACCGAAGGTCTCGAGCGCCTCGCCGCCGGCAATCTCAAGCATCGACTGAACGATCCCTTCTCGACGGATTACGAGAAGATCCGCCATTGCTACAATATGGCGATCGACAAGCTGCGCGGCGCTTTCGCGGACATTATCGGCCATATCGACGGACTGACCTCGCGGACGCGGGAGATCGCCGGCGCCGCCGACGCGCTCGCGCAGCGCACGGAACAACAAGCGGCGAGCCTCGAGCAAACCTCCGCGGCGCTCGAAGAGATCACCTCGACCGTCCACAAGACGTCGGACGGCGCGCAGCGCGCCGCAGGCGTGGTCTCGGAAGCGCAGGCCGACGCCACGCGCAGCAGCGAGATCGTGCGCAATGCGATCGAGGCGATGGGACGGATCGAGACCTCGTCCCGCCAGATCGGCCAGATCATCGGCGTGATCGACGAGATCGCCTTCCAAACCAACCTTCTCGCGTTGAACGCCGGCGTCGAGGCGGCGCGCGCGGGCGAAGCGGGACGCGGCTTCGCCGTCGTGGCGTCCGAGGTGCGCGCGCTCGCGCAGCGCTCCGCGGAAGCCGCGCGCGAAATCAAGAGTTTGATTTCGACGTCCTCCTCGCAAGTCGAAGATGGCGTGGCCCTCGTCGCGCAGACCGGCAAGTCGCTCGATCGAATTGTCGATCAGGTGGTGGAGGCGAACAAGGTCGTCGTCGAGATCGCCAATGGCGCGCGTGAGCAGGCGACGGGCCTCGCCGAAGTCAATACGGCCGTCGCGCAAATGGATCAGTTCACGCAGCAGAACGCCGCCATGGTCGAAGAGACGACGGCGGCGAGCCATGGGCTGAAAAGCGACATAGAGCGGCTCTCGATGTCCGTCGACGCCTTCGATCTCGGCGAGCGGCCGGAAGTCGTGGCGTCGGCCGGCAAGCGGACGAAGCCGCCATCGACGACAAAGGCGCCGCAGCAGCAGCGGCGCGTCACGACGCGCGGCGGAGCGCTTGCGAAGGAGCAGGTCGCGCGGATCGAAGAGGGCTGGGAGGAGTTCTGA
- a CDS encoding chemotaxis protein CheW gives MAETISRVATNEAKEFIAFHIGAQTFCIDIMAVREIRGWTPATPLPHSPSFVRGVINLRGAVLPVIDLATRLGLMQSEPTARHAVIVVQSAGQVVGLLVDAVSNILTLTPDAIQPTPEVASDIARTFVKGVVAAGDEMISVLTIQNLLPEPVLDAA, from the coding sequence ATGGCCGAGACGATTTCCCGCGTGGCGACGAACGAGGCGAAGGAGTTCATCGCCTTTCATATCGGCGCGCAGACGTTCTGCATCGACATAATGGCGGTGCGTGAAATCCGCGGTTGGACTCCCGCGACGCCGCTGCCTCATTCGCCGAGCTTCGTGCGCGGTGTCATCAATCTTCGCGGCGCCGTGCTGCCGGTCATCGATCTCGCCACACGTCTCGGGCTCATGCAGAGCGAGCCCACGGCCCGCCATGCGGTCATCGTCGTGCAATCGGCCGGCCAGGTCGTCGGACTTCTCGTCGACGCAGTGTCGAATATTCTAACGCTTACGCCTGACGCGATCCAGCCGACTCCCGAAGTCGCCTCGGACATCGCGCGGACCTTCGTGAAGGGCGTCGTCGCCGCGGGGGACGAGATGATCAGCGTGCTGACCATCCAAAATCTGCTGCCGGAGCCGGTTCTCGACGCGGCTTGA
- the flbT gene encoding flagellar biosynthesis repressor FlbT → MNISLRRGEKLYLNGAVIRADRKVCIELLNDVTFLLENHVMQAKDATSPLKQLYFVVQLMLMSPNDTTAALDMCRSMLASFDTAFPDPRILNGLALVAKYVDDKRMFDALKTIRTLFPFESEILVPSSAQDSGKAA, encoded by the coding sequence ATGAACATTTCGTTACGGCGGGGCGAAAAGCTCTATCTCAACGGCGCGGTCATCCGCGCTGATCGCAAAGTCTGCATCGAGCTGCTCAACGACGTGACCTTTCTGCTCGAAAACCACGTGATGCAGGCGAAGGACGCAACCTCGCCGTTGAAGCAACTCTATTTCGTCGTGCAGCTGATGCTGATGTCGCCAAATGATACTACGGCGGCGTTGGATATGTGCCGCAGCATGCTCGCCTCGTTCGATACCGCCTTTCCAGATCCGCGAATTCTCAATGGACTGGCGCTGGTTGCGAAATATGTAGACGATAAGCGCATGTTCGACGCGTTGAAGACGATCCGCACGCTGTTCCCATTCGAATCGGAGATATTGGTCCCGAGTTCGGCGCAGGACAGCGGCAAAGCAGCCTGA
- the flgD gene encoding flagellar hook assembly protein FlgD, which yields MTVTSTTAVTNATATTNSSATSSSSSTQTLGYDQFLTLLVTEMKYQDPTKPMDPTQTVSQLASFSSVEQAVKTNSTLTSILNSNLLTQASSFIGKTISSSDGKVSGVVASVSTTSSGATATLTNGSTISLGSGVTVSQ from the coding sequence GTGACCGTGACTTCAACGACGGCCGTTACCAACGCGACGGCGACGACGAATTCGAGCGCAACGTCATCTAGCAGCTCCACGCAGACGCTCGGCTATGATCAGTTTTTGACGCTGCTGGTCACGGAGATGAAATATCAGGATCCGACGAAGCCGATGGACCCGACCCAAACCGTGTCCCAGCTCGCGTCATTTTCATCGGTGGAGCAGGCGGTCAAGACGAATTCCACGCTGACGTCGATCCTGAATTCGAATTTGCTCACCCAGGCGAGCTCATTCATCGGAAAGACCATATCGTCCTCTGATGGCAAGGTCTCCGGTGTCGTCGCCTCGGTGTCGACAACGAGCTCCGGCGCGACAGCGACGCTCACCAACGGTTCGACCATTTCTCTCGGTTCGGGCGTCACGGTAAGCCAATGA
- a CDS encoding chemotaxis protein CheA: MAAIKQTFFQECEEQLVELESGLLRMEDGDDDLETVNAVFRAVHSIKGGAGAFGFDELVEFVHVFETTLDLIRSAKLAATPAVTKTLLRASDVLADLVRAAREGGSADAGAVKVIADELNALLGSAPRSDDDDEKVSVESLEFEPVCISLDSIFDLGDADAPSTQDFILRFKPSAGLYAKANETLRLLRELGRLGEMTVECDISEIPLLTELDPEGAYLSWTIHLTTSVSEQQVREVFEFVEWDCELSVETADIGKLLEALQESLEPQEAPVAPAAVAEPKQTIVSAAPPQQSFAAPSDDHPAAAKAEATKGEGSGSVQATIRVDLDRVDRLINLVGELVINQAMLSQRVSEAGLSRASSVVIGLDELEQLTRDIQDSVMAIRAQPVKPVFQRMSRTVREVASMTGKAVRLVMDGETTEVDKTVVERLTDPLTHMIRNAVDHGIEKAEDRIAAGKPEEGSLRLSAMHRSGRIVIEVADDGAGINRARVRQIAVSKGLIPAEANLTDDEIDNLIFLPGFSTASSVSNISGRGVGMDVVKRAIQALGGRISISSVPGRGSTFSMSLPLTLAVLDGMVVTVGGQTLVVPLTAIIETLQPKKESVHELGSGARVIATRNTFTPLIDVGAVLLYRDEPIEATSQVALLVESESGAKCALLVDAIQGQRQVVIKSLETNYGHVHGIAAATILGDGRVALILDVDAIVARPRADMIVAEMPAAAE, from the coding sequence ATGGCCGCCATCAAGCAGACATTCTTTCAAGAATGTGAGGAACAGCTCGTCGAGCTGGAGAGCGGACTGCTCAGAATGGAGGATGGCGACGACGATCTCGAGACCGTCAACGCCGTTTTTCGGGCCGTTCATTCGATCAAAGGGGGAGCGGGCGCATTCGGATTCGACGAGCTCGTCGAATTCGTCCATGTCTTCGAGACCACGCTCGATCTCATCAGATCCGCCAAGCTCGCCGCGACCCCGGCGGTGACCAAGACGCTGCTGCGCGCCTCGGACGTGCTCGCCGATCTCGTTCGCGCAGCGCGCGAAGGCGGCAGCGCCGACGCCGGCGCGGTGAAGGTCATCGCGGATGAGCTCAATGCGCTGCTCGGCAGCGCGCCGCGCAGCGACGACGATGATGAAAAGGTCAGCGTCGAATCACTCGAATTCGAGCCGGTCTGCATCTCGCTCGACTCGATCTTCGACTTGGGCGACGCGGATGCGCCGTCGACACAGGACTTCATCTTACGGTTCAAGCCCAGCGCCGGACTCTACGCCAAGGCCAATGAGACGCTTCGCCTGCTGCGCGAGCTCGGCCGCCTCGGCGAGATGACCGTCGAATGCGACATCAGCGAGATTCCGCTGCTGACGGAGCTCGATCCGGAAGGGGCCTATCTGTCCTGGACGATCCATCTGACGACGAGCGTCTCCGAGCAACAGGTGCGCGAAGTCTTCGAATTCGTCGAATGGGATTGCGAGCTCTCCGTCGAGACGGCCGATATCGGCAAGCTGCTCGAGGCGTTGCAGGAATCCCTCGAGCCGCAGGAGGCGCCGGTCGCGCCGGCCGCCGTCGCGGAGCCGAAGCAGACGATCGTTTCCGCCGCTCCCCCGCAGCAATCCTTCGCCGCGCCGAGCGACGATCATCCCGCCGCCGCGAAAGCCGAGGCAACGAAGGGCGAAGGCTCGGGCTCCGTGCAGGCGACGATCCGCGTCGATCTCGATCGCGTCGATCGCCTCATCAATCTCGTCGGAGAGCTCGTCATCAATCAGGCGATGTTGTCGCAGCGCGTTTCCGAGGCCGGCCTTTCGCGCGCATCCTCCGTCGTGATCGGCCTCGACGAGCTCGAGCAGCTGACGCGCGACATTCAGGACAGTGTGATGGCGATCCGCGCGCAGCCGGTGAAGCCGGTGTTCCAGCGCATGTCGCGCACTGTGCGCGAGGTCGCGTCGATGACCGGCAAGGCCGTGCGCCTCGTCATGGACGGTGAAACGACAGAGGTCGACAAGACCGTCGTCGAGCGTTTGACCGATCCGCTCACCCATATGATCCGCAACGCCGTCGATCATGGCATCGAGAAGGCGGAAGACAGGATCGCGGCCGGCAAGCCGGAGGAAGGCTCGCTGCGTCTGTCGGCGATGCATCGCTCCGGTCGCATCGTCATCGAGGTCGCAGACGACGGCGCCGGCATCAATCGCGCGCGCGTGCGTCAGATCGCGGTCTCCAAGGGCCTGATACCGGCGGAAGCCAATCTCACGGATGACGAGATCGACAATCTCATCTTCCTTCCCGGCTTCTCGACCGCCTCTTCGGTCTCCAACATCTCCGGTCGCGGCGTCGGCATGGATGTGGTCAAGCGTGCGATTCAAGCGCTCGGCGGCCGCATCTCCATCTCTTCGGTTCCGGGCCGCGGCTCCACCTTCTCGATGAGCCTGCCGCTCACTCTGGCCGTTCTCGACGGCATGGTCGTCACCGTCGGCGGACAGACGCTGGTCGTCCCGCTGACCGCGATCATCGAAACGCTGCAACCCAAGAAAGAGAGCGTGCATGAGCTCGGCAGCGGCGCCCGCGTCATCGCGACGCGCAATACGTTCACGCCGCTGATCGACGTCGGCGCCGTGCTGCTGTATCGCGACGAGCCGATCGAGGCCACCTCGCAGGTCGCGCTGCTCGTCGAGTCGGAGAGCGGCGCGAAATGCGCGCTGCTCGTCGATGCGATCCAGGGCCAGCGTCAAGTCGTGATCAAGAGCCTCGAGACCAATTACGGTCATGTGCATGGCATAGCCGCGGCGACGATCCTGGGCGATGGCCGCGTCGCTCTGATCCTCGACGTCGACGCGATCGTCGCGCGGCCGCGCGCCGACATGATCGTCGCCGAAATGCCGGCGGCGGCCGAATAG
- a CDS encoding STAS domain-containing protein has translation MVTVRLPDILDIRAALPLATELLHARGNPLTIDASNVAKVGTQCIQVLLSAHATWTTDGLSLNVVHPSDTLLEALDTLGIPFTEISEQESAK, from the coding sequence ATGGTCACTGTCCGTCTACCCGATATCCTCGACATTCGCGCGGCCCTTCCGCTCGCCACGGAGCTTCTGCATGCGCGCGGCAATCCTCTGACGATCGACGCTTCGAATGTCGCCAAGGTCGGCACACAATGCATTCAGGTGCTGCTGTCGGCGCATGCGACATGGACCACGGACGGATTGTCCCTGAATGTCGTCCATCCATCCGACACCCTCCTCGAGGCCCTGGATACGCTCGGCATTCCCTTCACCGAAATTTCCGAACAGGAAAGCGCGAAATGA
- the flgK gene encoding flagellar hook-associated protein FlgK, which yields MSLTNAGAIANQSLGTIAAQINVVSRNIAGVNVSGYATKTALVSTSSNGAAQIDGVARATNAALFQNSLQASATQAAAAALSSGFDQIDQALGLSSGSATDTSTNRSPAALLSALKSALQSYSASPSDTTVAQTVLSSAKAVAQALNTADATVQQLRAQADGEIASSVANINSILTQFQQVNSEIVAGTQTGRDVTSALDQRDALLKSLSSEIGVTTVTRANNDMVIYADGGATLFETSPRAVTFQATSSYTASTTGNAVYVDGVPVTGASASMAIQSGKLQGLTQLRDVVAPQYQNQLDETARGLIAAFAETDQSGLGTAAPGLFTYAGATSVPGASVVPGLAGQIIVNPNADPSQGGDLDRLRDGGISDPTNSAYSYNTTGAAGFTDRINQLVASFTTSQSFDPSAGLGSSASLMDYTTSSLGWFEAQRQQATETESYQSTLLSQTTDALSNATGVNLDEQMSKMLDLENSYQASAKLIAAIDAMYTALFQAL from the coding sequence ATGTCACTCACTAATGCCGGAGCGATCGCCAATCAGTCGCTCGGAACGATCGCCGCTCAAATAAATGTCGTTTCGCGCAACATAGCCGGAGTGAATGTTTCCGGCTATGCGACGAAAACGGCGCTCGTCTCGACGAGTTCCAACGGCGCAGCGCAGATCGACGGTGTGGCGCGAGCGACCAACGCCGCGCTTTTCCAAAATTCCCTGCAGGCGTCCGCCACGCAAGCGGCGGCCGCGGCGCTGTCGTCTGGATTCGATCAGATCGATCAGGCTCTCGGCCTCTCGTCCGGCTCAGCGACCGACACATCCACCAACCGATCGCCGGCGGCGCTACTCTCCGCGCTCAAGAGCGCGCTACAAAGCTATAGCGCCTCGCCTTCCGATACGACTGTCGCGCAGACCGTTCTCTCGAGCGCCAAGGCGGTGGCGCAGGCGCTCAACACCGCCGATGCGACTGTGCAACAGCTGCGCGCGCAGGCCGACGGAGAAATCGCCTCTTCCGTCGCCAACATCAACTCGATTCTCACACAATTCCAGCAGGTGAATTCAGAGATCGTCGCGGGCACGCAGACCGGACGCGACGTGACCTCCGCGCTCGATCAGCGCGACGCTCTGCTCAAATCACTCTCTTCCGAAATCGGCGTCACCACGGTCACGCGCGCCAACAATGACATGGTGATCTACGCCGATGGCGGCGCGACGCTATTCGAGACATCGCCGCGCGCCGTCACATTTCAGGCGACCAGCTCCTATACTGCGTCGACCACTGGAAACGCAGTCTATGTGGATGGCGTTCCAGTGACGGGCGCTTCCGCCTCCATGGCCATCCAATCCGGCAAATTGCAGGGCCTCACTCAGCTTCGAGACGTGGTGGCTCCTCAATATCAGAATCAGCTGGACGAGACTGCGCGCGGGCTGATCGCCGCCTTCGCCGAAACAGATCAGTCGGGATTGGGCACCGCGGCGCCGGGATTGTTCACCTATGCTGGAGCGACCTCCGTGCCCGGGGCCAGCGTCGTTCCTGGACTTGCCGGTCAGATCATCGTCAATCCCAATGCCGATCCGAGCCAGGGCGGCGATCTCGATCGCCTGCGCGACGGCGGAATTTCCGACCCGACCAATTCCGCCTATAGCTATAACACGACGGGCGCCGCCGGGTTCACGGATCGCATAAACCAGCTTGTCGCCTCCTTCACGACGTCGCAGAGTTTCGATCCTTCCGCCGGCCTCGGCTCCAGCGCCTCTCTGATGGATTATACGACGTCGTCCCTCGGATGGTTCGAGGCGCAGCGCCAGCAGGCCACGGAAACCGAGTCCTATCAGTCGACGCTGCTGTCCCAGACCACCGATGCGCTCTCGAATGCGACGGGCGTCAATCTCGACGAGCAGATGTCGAAAATGCTCGACCTCGAAAACTCCTATCAAGCCTCGGCGAAGCTCATTGCGGCGATCGACGCTATGTATACCGCGCTTTTCCAGGCGCTCTGA
- the fliQ gene encoding flagellar biosynthesis protein FliQ, producing the protein MNEADALEIMQRAIFTVLVVSSPVVGAAMAVGIVIALLQALTQVQEMTLTFVPKIVVIFVALGLSAPFLGAQIQAFTDYAYSRIEKGF; encoded by the coding sequence ATGAACGAGGCCGACGCGCTCGAGATCATGCAGCGCGCTATCTTCACCGTGCTCGTCGTCTCGAGCCCGGTCGTCGGCGCGGCGATGGCGGTCGGCATCGTGATCGCATTGCTACAGGCCCTGACACAAGTTCAGGAAATGACGTTGACGTTCGTGCCGAAGATCGTCGTGATCTTCGTCGCGCTCGGGCTTTCCGCGCCATTCCTCGGCGCGCAGATCCAGGCGTTCACCGACTATGCGTATTCGCGTATCGAAAAGGGATTCTGA
- a CDS encoding flagellar hook-associated family protein, with amino-acid sequence MVSITSTQSLTNALRRSVLDVQTQLSKAQSEVSTGRIADLGLGLGAAIQQDYSYGFHADDLAALAASNNIVTARLSATDTALGSLASTAQEFLQTLISAQSGAGSDPGAIRGYAETGLKSLISALDTSVDGVHLFGGVNTGVAPLADYFSNPPSAAKQAVDQAFFSTFGTAQGDSGNTSITDQQMQTFLSGSFADLFSATGWGSDWSSATDETTTNRISLSQTSDTSVSANEAALRQLAQAYTMVADLGAESLSDSAYQQILKTASATMSDAISGLTTLRAKVGVMQNGVSDANEALSAQRDMIATQIGSLENVDPFEASTRLNNLTTQLETSYTLTGKIQQLTLSKYI; translated from the coding sequence ATGGTCTCGATCACTTCGACCCAGTCGCTCACCAATGCGCTCCGACGATCCGTTCTCGACGTTCAAACGCAACTGTCGAAGGCTCAGTCCGAGGTCTCCACCGGGCGCATAGCCGATCTCGGACTCGGCCTCGGGGCCGCAATTCAGCAGGACTATTCCTACGGCTTTCATGCCGACGATCTCGCAGCGCTCGCCGCGAGCAACAATATCGTCACCGCGCGCCTGAGCGCGACGGATACGGCGTTGGGCTCGCTTGCGAGCACGGCGCAGGAATTCTTGCAGACGTTGATCAGCGCGCAGTCTGGGGCGGGCAGCGATCCGGGCGCCATTCGCGGCTATGCGGAGACCGGATTGAAGTCGTTGATTTCGGCGCTCGACACCAGCGTCGACGGCGTACACCTCTTTGGCGGCGTGAACACGGGCGTCGCGCCGCTGGCCGATTATTTCTCCAATCCTCCGTCGGCGGCCAAGCAGGCTGTCGATCAGGCGTTCTTCAGCACCTTCGGGACAGCGCAGGGAGATTCCGGGAATACGTCCATAACCGACCAGCAGATGCAGACTTTCCTGTCTGGATCATTCGCCGATCTGTTCTCCGCGACGGGCTGGGGCAGCGACTGGTCGAGCGCGACGGATGAAACGACGACTAATCGAATTTCCTTGTCGCAGACCTCCGATACCTCGGTCTCCGCGAATGAAGCGGCGCTCCGGCAGCTCGCGCAAGCCTATACGATGGTCGCCGATCTCGGCGCCGAATCGCTGAGCGACTCCGCCTATCAACAGATTCTCAAGACTGCATCGGCGACAATGTCTGATGCGATATCGGGGTTGACGACGCTGCGAGCAAAGGTCGGCGTGATGCAGAACGGCGTTTCAGATGCGAACGAAGCGCTTTCGGCGCAACGCGATATGATCGCGACGCAGATCGGCTCTCTCGAAAATGTCGATCCTTTCGAGGCCTCGACGCGGCTGAACAATCTCACCACTCAGCTCGAGACCTCGTATACGCTGACCGGAAAGATTCAACAGCTGACGCTGTCGAAATATATCTGA
- a CDS encoding flagellar hook protein FlgE — MTASALFNTSVMGMSAQTTALSAVAENISNSNTVGYKEATTHFQTLLTSFQGGNDADGGVAASNVIEVTKSGTTLNTTSATDLAIQGDGFFVVADSTGNTYLTRAGSFLRDTQGRLVNTAGYYLMGYSSSAAAAPTDPSGLQAITIPYGKEIGNPSTEGSLTANLPSTAATIAAADLPSANASTSTYSKKTSVTAYDNLGNPVTLDVYFSKTSSNTWEASVFDASTATNGGFPYSSGALTTQSLTFSATDGSITSGSSASIAVPNGSTLTLDLTGLTQLGSSFSVSNPTINGNAASQVSSVSIDKDGTLSYVLGNKQTVSAYKIPLGTVASPTNLQALSGNTFAVTKESGAAYLGDANSGSMGAIASDQLEGSTVDLATQLSNMIVAQRSFTANSQVFQVASEVMQVLNNLK; from the coding sequence ATGACGGCGAGCGCGCTTTTCAACACGTCGGTGATGGGCATGTCGGCGCAGACCACGGCGCTCAGCGCGGTCGCGGAAAACATCTCGAATTCGAACACGGTCGGCTATAAAGAAGCCACCACGCATTTTCAGACCCTCTTGACGAGCTTTCAAGGCGGCAACGATGCCGATGGCGGCGTCGCCGCGAGCAATGTCATCGAGGTCACCAAATCCGGCACCACGCTCAACACGACGTCGGCCACGGACCTCGCCATTCAAGGCGACGGTTTTTTCGTCGTCGCCGATTCGACCGGCAACACCTATCTGACTCGCGCGGGCTCCTTCCTTCGAGATACGCAAGGCCGACTCGTCAACACGGCCGGCTACTATCTCATGGGCTACAGCTCTTCCGCCGCCGCCGCGCCTACCGATCCGTCGGGTCTCCAAGCGATCACCATTCCCTATGGCAAGGAAATCGGCAACCCCTCCACCGAAGGCTCGCTGACAGCCAATCTTCCGTCCACCGCCGCGACGATAGCGGCCGCGGACCTTCCCTCCGCAAATGCGTCGACGTCGACCTATTCCAAGAAGACATCCGTCACTGCCTACGACAATCTGGGCAATCCGGTGACGCTCGACGTCTACTTTTCCAAGACGTCGTCAAACACTTGGGAAGCGTCGGTCTTCGACGCTTCGACCGCGACCAATGGCGGCTTCCCTTATTCGTCCGGCGCGCTCACGACGCAGTCCCTGACATTCTCGGCCACTGACGGCAGCATCACGAGCGGCTCCAGCGCTTCGATCGCAGTGCCCAATGGCTCCACGCTCACGCTCGATCTCACCGGATTGACGCAGCTCGGGTCGTCTTTCTCGGTCTCCAATCCGACGATCAACGGCAATGCAGCTTCCCAGGTCAGCAGCGTCAGCATCGACAAGGACGGCACGCTGAGTTATGTGCTCGGCAATAAGCAGACTGTGTCGGCCTACAAGATCCCGCTCGGCACGGTGGCGAGCCCGACCAATTTGCAAGCGCTCTCCGGCAACACATTCGCCGTCACCAAGGAATCTGGCGCCGCCTATCTCGGCGACGCGAATTCCGGAAGCATGGGCGCAATCGCCTCGGATCAGCTCGAGGGTTCGACGGTCGATCTCGCAACTCAATTGTCGAACATGATTGTCGCCCAACGCTCCTTCACCGCGAACAGCCAAGTGTTCCAGGTCGCGTCCGAAGTGATGCAAGTGCTGAACAATCTGAAGTAA